A region of Arabidopsis thaliana chromosome 5, partial sequence DNA encodes the following proteins:
- a CDS encoding cyclin-dependent kinase inhibitor SMR3-like protein (unknown protein; BEST Arabidopsis thaliana protein match is: unknown protein (TAIR:AT3G27630.1); Has 87 Blast hits to 87 proteins in 12 species: Archae - 0; Bacteria - 0; Metazoa - 0; Fungi - 0; Plants - 87; Viruses - 0; Other Eukaryotes - 0 (source: NCBI BLink).), whose translation MGFSKKSQFEGGLESDGKKWVIAGISIRASLKPVKTKLRAPPEIVTEVEEDCYNEEEECSTTPTAKETKIPELLECPPAPRKRRPALKCRSNVVREFFTPPSDLETVFLRRR comes from the coding sequence ATGGGTTTTTCGAAGAAATCTCAATTCGAAGGAGGTTTAGAATCCGACGGGAAGAAATGGGTTATCGCCGGAATTTCGATTCGGGCTTCGTTGAAACCAGTCAAGACGAAACTCAGAGCGCCGCCGGAGATAGTGACcgaagttgaagaagattgcTACAACGAAGAGGAAGAGTGTTCGACGACACCGACAGCGAAGGAAACGAAGATACCGGAGTTATTGGAATGTCCACCAGCACCGAGAAAACGACGGCCGGCGTTAAAATGTCGGAGTAACGTCGTTAGAGAGTTTTTTACGCCTCCTTCTGATTTAGAGACGGTGTTTCTACGTCGCCGTTAG